Proteins encoded in a region of the Methanobrevibacter millerae genome:
- a CDS encoding gamma carbonic anhydrase family protein, which translates to MENKKDSIVICPGAQVLGDVELGENVSIWHGAVLRGDVASIRIGNNSNVQDNCVVHCSKDYPVVIKENVSVGHGAVIHGCTLEDNVLIGMNATVLNGAKIGKNSIVGAGAVVSEGKEFPENSLILGVPAKLIKDVSPEQIKHIQENADNYVRLSKQYKED; encoded by the coding sequence ATGGAAAATAAAAAAGACTCTATTGTAATATGCCCTGGTGCTCAAGTGCTTGGTGATGTTGAACTTGGTGAAAATGTTTCTATTTGGCATGGTGCTGTCCTAAGAGGAGACGTAGCATCAATCAGAATAGGAAACAATTCTAATGTTCAGGATAATTGTGTTGTTCACTGCTCTAAAGATTATCCTGTTGTAATAAAGGAAAATGTTTCTGTTGGTCATGGGGCTGTCATTCACGGATGTACTTTGGAAGATAATGTATTGATTGGAATGAATGCTACTGTTTTGAATGGGGCTAAAATAGGAAAAAATTCTATTGTTGGGGCAGGAGCTGTTGTTAGTGAAGGAAAAGAATTCCCTGAAAACAGTTTGATTTTAGGAGTTCCTGCTAAACTGATTAAAGATGTTTCACCAGAACAAATCAAACACATCCAAGAGAATGCTGATAATTATGTTAGACTTTCCAAACAGTATAAGGAAGATTAA
- the hisC gene encoding histidinol-phosphate transaminase, whose amino-acid sequence MKPRQIVSDMDSYVPGRSQDEIAAEFGLKKEDIIKLGSNENPWGPSPKAIEAIKNELESINRYPESQLKELVHLVADYSDVKDSQVIIGGDGADEIIDVLAKTFIEPGDEFIVPLPSYMYYEYLLQQYGANPVYAKWDLDKNVLDIDSIFECISSKTKMIFLCSPNNPTGTLIEKADLVKIASENPDILIVIDEAYFEYSEVTNKGLIDEYDNIFIIRTMSKVLGLAGMRIGYGLACEEIIEYMHRIKPVFSLTRLSYVAAVNTFKDKDYIEKSIKDGIESRDYLIDELSKIESLNVFPSKSNFILIGVKDTGYTAAEITREFMKRGIIVRDCTSFKGLDEYWIRISICTMDENKRFIEIVHEVVD is encoded by the coding sequence ATGAAACCAAGACAAATTGTTAGTGATATGGACTCATATGTTCCTGGAAGATCACAAGATGAAATTGCTGCAGAATTCGGATTGAAAAAAGAGGATATTATCAAATTGGGATCTAATGAAAATCCTTGGGGTCCGTCTCCAAAGGCTATTGAAGCTATTAAAAATGAATTGGAATCCATTAACAGATATCCTGAATCACAACTTAAGGAGTTAGTTCATTTAGTTGCCGATTATTCTGATGTTAAAGATTCTCAGGTCATAATAGGTGGTGACGGAGCTGATGAAATCATTGATGTTTTAGCTAAAACATTCATTGAACCTGGTGATGAATTTATAGTGCCTTTGCCTTCTTATATGTATTATGAATATTTATTGCAGCAATATGGCGCTAATCCGGTTTATGCAAAATGGGATTTGGATAAAAATGTTTTGGATATCGATTCAATCTTTGAATGCATTTCTTCTAAAACAAAAATGATTTTCTTGTGCAGCCCAAACAATCCTACAGGAACTTTAATTGAAAAGGCAGATTTGGTTAAAATAGCCAGTGAAAATCCGGATATCTTGATTGTTATTGATGAAGCATACTTTGAATACTCTGAAGTGACTAATAAGGGTTTGATTGATGAATATGATAATATTTTTATTATCAGAACAATGTCCAAGGTTTTGGGTCTTGCGGGAATGAGAATTGGTTATGGTCTTGCATGCGAGGAAATCATTGAATATATGCATAGGATTAAACCTGTATTTTCTCTAACAAGACTGTCTTATGTTGCGGCAGTAAATACATTTAAAGATAAGGATTACATTGAAAAATCAATTAAAGACGGGATTGAAAGCAGGGATTATTTGATTGATGAATTATCAAAAATAGAATCTCTTAATGTATTTCCTTCCAAATCCAATTTCATTTTGATTGGAGTTAAGGATACTGGTTATACTGCAGCGGAAATCACTCGTGAATTCATGAAAAGAGGAATTATTGTGCGGGACTGTACTTCATTTAAAGGTTTGGATGAATATTGGATAAGGATTAGTATTTGTACAATGGATGAAAATAAAAGGTTCATTGAAATTGTTCATGAGGTAGTTGACTAA
- a CDS encoding anaerobic ribonucleoside-triphosphate reductase activating protein produces MYVGGTLISSIEFHGNMSLVIFMSKCPLACRYCHNVELLEDDTEKTFEEIKSEIDNAADFIDAVVLSGGEPLMQLDALIELFTYIKSIGLKTKLDTSGIYPDKIEKLLDLGLLDFVSLDVKAPFEKYRKVTGANVGSQVKKSMRLLNNDDNVHLEVRTTYVPTLHTKKDIYNLVNDVEGDIYTIQQFRNKNVLDPALEKVEVPNPHDLRKLAEQIKPLFDGVVKVKTGEFGEQIIE; encoded by the coding sequence ATGTATGTGGGTGGAACTTTAATCTCTTCTATTGAATTTCATGGAAATATGTCTTTGGTTATTTTCATGTCCAAATGCCCTTTGGCTTGCAGATATTGCCATAATGTGGAATTATTGGAAGATGATACTGAAAAAACTTTTGAGGAAATAAAATCTGAAATTGATAATGCTGCTGACTTTATTGATGCTGTTGTATTGTCTGGTGGAGAGCCATTAATGCAATTGGATGCATTGATTGAATTGTTTACATATATTAAAAGTATTGGTCTTAAAACCAAATTGGATACCAGTGGAATATATCCTGATAAAATTGAAAAGCTATTGGATTTGGGATTATTGGATTTTGTATCTTTGGATGTTAAGGCACCTTTTGAAAAATATCGAAAGGTCACTGGTGCAAATGTGGGTTCACAAGTTAAAAAATCAATGAGGCTTTTAAATAATGATGATAATGTTCATCTAGAGGTAAGAACTACTTATGTTCCAACCCTTCACACTAAAAAGGATATTTATAATCTAGTAAATGATGTTGAAGGAGATATTTACACTATTCAGCAATTTAGAAATAAGAATGTTCTAGATCCTGCTTTGGAAAAAGTGGAAGTTCCAAATCCTCATGATTTAAGAAAATTGGCTGAGCAGATTAAGCCGTTATTTGATGGTGTTGTTAAAGTTAAAACAGGAGAATTTGGGGAGCAAATTATTGAATAA
- a CDS encoding tetratricopeptide repeat protein produces MPILSFSSNDIDVITGKKRRTIRKLWKSPLKKGDRLYCYWNLVSKEKMKIFEAIVTDVEDISFDDIIGNDEIAHDEGFANSDEMLKEFKKMYGGRVNPSDKFQIIYFEKLDIDDWKGDKIDEKSMITKRADILFDSGKFDKSTMCYDAALRIDPNDVYLLNKQGDNLSRLGQFDDAIKCYDRALSVEPDNEYILNNKAIALLNAGDLEGALKASTIAYNYSPSSPIVLYWRGFILEVLGEYDKALRVYDKLIVIDGENPEVWNARGNLLTDMGRLEEAIESFDKAVEVCLDDSEMDADAINRMGNAYIDLGKLDEALECFNTAISLEKNNIDFLLNKGVVLMELGKFEEAVDSFNKVLLRSPDNEDAFFLKEECLDNF; encoded by the coding sequence ATGCCAATATTATCATTTTCTAGTAATGATATTGATGTAATCACAGGTAAAAAGAGAAGGACTATTCGTAAACTTTGGAAATCTCCTCTTAAAAAAGGTGACCGATTATATTGCTACTGGAATCTAGTTTCAAAGGAAAAAATGAAGATTTTTGAAGCTATTGTCACTGATGTTGAAGACATTTCTTTTGATGATATTATTGGTAATGATGAAATTGCACATGATGAAGGTTTTGCAAACTCAGATGAAATGCTGAAAGAGTTTAAAAAAATGTATGGCGGTCGTGTGAATCCATCGGATAAATTCCAAATCATTTATTTTGAGAAATTGGATATTGATGATTGGAAAGGAGACAAAATCGATGAGAAATCCATGATCACTAAACGTGCAGATATTCTTTTTGACAGTGGTAAGTTTGATAAGTCCACAATGTGTTATGATGCAGCTTTAAGAATTGACCCGAATGATGTTTATCTTTTAAATAAGCAGGGGGATAATCTTTCAAGGCTTGGTCAATTTGATGATGCTATTAAATGTTATGACAGAGCATTGTCAGTTGAACCGGATAATGAATATATATTAAACAATAAAGCTATTGCTCTTTTAAATGCAGGTGACTTGGAAGGTGCCCTAAAAGCAAGCACCATTGCTTATAATTATTCTCCAAGCAGTCCTATTGTTTTGTATTGGAGAGGATTTATTTTGGAAGTCCTGGGTGAATATGATAAGGCATTAAGGGTTTATGATAAACTTATTGTTATCGATGGTGAAAATCCAGAAGTTTGGAATGCTCGGGGAAACCTTTTAACGGATATGGGTCGTTTAGAAGAAGCTATTGAATCTTTTGACAAGGCGGTTGAAGTTTGTTTGGATGACTCTGAAATGGATGCCGATGCTATTAATAGGATGGGTAATGCATATATTGATTTGGGAAAACTGGATGAAGCACTGGAATGTTTTAATACGGCCATTTCCTTAGAAAAAAATAACATTGACTTTTTATTGAATAAAGGTGTTGTATTGATGGAACTTGGAAAATTTGAAGAGGCTGTAGACAGTTTCAATAAAGTGTTGCTTAGAAGCCCTGACAATGAGGATGCATTTTTCCTAAAAGAAGAATGTTTGGATAACTTCTAA
- the glmM gene encoding phosphoglucosamine mutase, with amino-acid sequence MSDKKRLFGTFGVRRTANDVLTPEFAARLAACYGTQIQGTVAVGGDTRTSSPMLMEAVKAGLLSSGCDVVDLGILPTPGVQYAVRKYYDGGVMITASHNPPKYNGIKFLDEYGIGIPDEMDLAIEELYFDNEPKRAEWHEIGQVYHNDKIIDEYVDEAISKVDAEAIREAKLKVVVDCGSGAGAYTAPYLIRKLGCEVTTLNCQADGSFPGRDPEPIEENLQELISVVKELGADIGIAHDGDADRTICIDEKGNFVLGDKTFTLVEKQMLKENGGGIIVTTVATSQAIYDIADEYNGEVIATAVGDLLVARELHEKEGLFGGEENGGLIFPDFVYGRDAVMTVAKILETLALEKKSLSELVAELPVYYARKMKIECPDDQKQSVMTQIADEIKTTTDFELDLTDGVKILKDDGWVIIRPSGTEPIFRCFAESDSQEKADEMTEWGISLIKKYKE; translated from the coding sequence ATGTCAGATAAAAAAAGATTATTTGGAACTTTTGGTGTTAGAAGGACTGCAAATGATGTATTAACTCCAGAATTTGCTGCAAGACTTGCTGCATGTTATGGAACTCAAATTCAAGGTACCGTTGCAGTTGGTGGAGACACAAGAACTTCTAGCCCAATGTTAATGGAAGCTGTAAAGGCTGGGCTTTTATCATCAGGCTGTGATGTTGTGGATTTAGGAATCCTGCCAACACCTGGTGTTCAATATGCTGTTCGTAAATATTATGATGGTGGAGTAATGATTACTGCTTCACATAACCCTCCAAAATATAATGGAATTAAATTTTTAGATGAATACGGTATTGGAATTCCTGATGAAATGGATTTGGCTATCGAAGAATTATACTTTGACAATGAACCGAAAAGAGCAGAATGGCATGAAATTGGTCAAGTTTACCATAACGATAAAATCATTGATGAATATGTTGACGAAGCAATATCCAAAGTTGATGCTGAAGCAATTCGTGAAGCTAAATTAAAAGTAGTCGTAGACTGTGGAAGCGGTGCAGGGGCTTATACAGCACCATATTTAATTCGTAAATTAGGATGTGAAGTAACAACTCTAAACTGCCAAGCAGACGGATCATTCCCTGGTCGTGACCCTGAGCCTATTGAAGAAAACTTGCAGGAATTGATTTCTGTTGTAAAAGAATTAGGTGCAGATATTGGTATTGCTCATGACGGAGATGCTGACAGAACTATCTGTATCGATGAAAAAGGTAATTTTGTTTTAGGAGATAAAACATTCACCCTCGTTGAAAAACAAATGCTTAAGGAAAACGGTGGCGGAATCATTGTTACTACTGTCGCAACATCCCAGGCAATTTATGATATTGCAGATGAATATAATGGTGAAGTAATAGCTACTGCTGTTGGAGACTTACTTGTTGCACGTGAATTGCATGAAAAAGAAGGATTATTTGGTGGTGAAGAAAACGGAGGTTTAATTTTCCCAGACTTTGTTTATGGAAGAGATGCAGTAATGACTGTAGCTAAAATCTTAGAGACTTTAGCATTGGAGAAAAAATCACTGTCCGAATTAGTGGCTGAACTTCCAGTATACTATGCACGTAAAATGAAAATCGAATGTCCTGATGATCAAAAGCAATCAGTCATGACACAAATAGCTGATGAAATCAAAACCACTACTGACTTTGAATTAGACTTAACTGATGGTGTTAAAATCCTAAAAGACGATGGTTGGGTGATTATCAGACCATCAGGAACTGAACCAATATTCAGATGTTTCGCTGAAAGTGACAGTCAGGAAAAAGCAGACGAAATGACTGAATGGGGTATCAGTTTAATTAAAAAATACAAAGAATAA
- a CDS encoding flavodoxin family protein has translation MKYLIINGSPRKQNTYKAIQIAKNNIEGEFEEINLLNEEIPMCIGCQNCIMKGEEKCPHFDKINPIIQKINECDGLIISSPVYAMNVTALLKNLFDHTAYLYHRPRFFTKKALIVVTSAGAGQKDVAKYIDETLRHWGFNKTYIIAQAIGDGNFNESKISKTSEQFFKDVTTKKLHSPKLNDIIFFDVWKTMAKSQNSIEKDKEYWNETELINYDFAPEIKLGIFKKIFSKLTFFMMQMVIK, from the coding sequence ATGAAATATCTGATTATTAACGGTTCACCGAGAAAACAAAATACATATAAAGCAATACAAATAGCCAAAAACAACATTGAAGGAGAATTTGAAGAAATTAATTTACTAAATGAAGAAATTCCAATGTGTATCGGATGCCAGAACTGCATTATGAAAGGAGAAGAGAAATGCCCACATTTTGATAAAATCAATCCAATTATCCAAAAAATAAACGAATGCGACGGACTGATTATCAGCTCCCCTGTTTATGCAATGAATGTGACTGCATTATTGAAAAATTTATTTGATCACACGGCATATCTATATCACAGACCAAGATTTTTCACAAAAAAAGCACTGATTGTAGTTACATCAGCAGGAGCCGGACAAAAAGATGTGGCTAAATACATCGATGAGACATTAAGGCATTGGGGCTTTAATAAAACATATATTATAGCACAAGCCATTGGAGATGGAAACTTCAATGAATCAAAAATCAGCAAAACCTCAGAACAATTCTTTAAGGATGTAACAACTAAAAAACTCCATTCTCCAAAATTAAATGATATCATATTTTTTGATGTATGGAAAACAATGGCAAAATCACAAAATTCAATTGAAAAGGACAAAGAGTATTGGAATGAAACCGAATTAATCAATTATGATTTTGCACCGGAAATAAAATTAGGAATATTTAAAAAGATATTTTCAAAATTGACATTTTTCATGATGCAAATGGTGATAAAATAA
- a CDS encoding TetR/AcrR family transcriptional regulator, translating to MNNKEKIFEKSIALFSEYGYDGVSIRKIASAVGIKESSIYNHYKSKESILDAILAYYINEMTKDEIPLNQASDNLDKSLEYFYKAGVDLYTSKLNDVKMMKITRIIFVETYHNEKIRKFVKTAIVDAAINGWIALFDLMKEKELIKRDCNSKQLAESFYYYGLYLLIEHVIINYPEDDEKFLKELARKSEIQMKLIYNSVKKRD from the coding sequence ATGAACAATAAAGAAAAAATTTTTGAAAAATCCATTGCCCTTTTTTCGGAATACGGATATGATGGAGTATCCATACGCAAAATTGCCAGTGCAGTAGGAATAAAGGAAAGTTCAATTTATAATCATTACAAAAGCAAGGAATCAATATTGGATGCGATTTTAGCATATTATATTAATGAAATGACAAAAGATGAAATTCCACTTAACCAAGCAAGCGACAATCTGGACAAAAGCCTAGAATATTTCTATAAAGCAGGTGTGGATCTTTATACATCCAAATTAAATGATGTCAAAATGATGAAAATCACCAGAATCATTTTTGTTGAAACATACCACAATGAAAAAATCAGAAAATTTGTAAAAACTGCAATTGTTGATGCGGCCATAAATGGATGGATAGCTCTTTTTGATTTGATGAAAGAAAAGGAATTGATTAAAAGAGATTGCAACTCAAAACAGTTAGCAGAGTCTTTCTATTATTATGGATTATACTTACTAATTGAACATGTGATAATTAACTATCCTGAAGATGATGAAAAGTTTTTAAAGGAACTTGCAAGAAAAAGCGAAATCCAAATGAAATTAATTTACAATTCAGTCAAAAAGAGAGATTAA
- a CDS encoding OB-fold nucleic acid binding domain-containing protein, producing MKITDDKLLKIALVTSLIGLIGLILFTPSIEVKEVKIKDVTRAMIDEEVSINCVVTEIKSSKSGSSYFLTINDGTGQMPLIIFESQIAQMQTNNLDINDFKNKKVNVVGKITEYNNEMEIVLSSGDSLKIIN from the coding sequence ATGAAAATTACAGACGATAAATTATTAAAAATAGCTTTGGTTACTTCTTTAATAGGTTTAATCGGACTAATTTTATTTACCCCCTCAATTGAAGTTAAAGAGGTTAAAATTAAAGATGTGACACGTGCCATGATTGATGAGGAAGTCAGCATTAACTGTGTTGTAACTGAAATCAAATCCTCAAAAAGCGGAAGCAGTTATTTTTTAACAATAAATGACGGAACAGGACAGATGCCATTAATCATATTTGAAAGCCAAATAGCGCAGATGCAGACAAATAATCTGGATATAAATGATTTCAAGAATAAGAAAGTCAATGTTGTTGGAAAGATTACTGAATACAACAATGAAATGGAAATTGTTTTATCAAGCGGAGACAGTTTGAAAATTATAAACTAA
- a CDS encoding ATP-dependent DNA ligase produces MKYQELVDVYSALEATTKRLEKTDIIAEYLKKLDADTIGKVGLLLLGGVFPAWSSEEIGIGAKLVERAVAEAVGTTQAKVEDAVRDEGDIGLACIKLYSKKSQMTFFSQPLTINFVFDSLQKLSKISGSRSTNRKISIILELLSQASATEAKYLTRTITEELRIGVGDGIVRDAIAQAFDIDKKVVERAQMLTNDFSVVARTALLEGASGLSRLNLTPGTPVKPMLAQLSLPVAEIIPEMGTAICETKYDGIRLQVHRNGNEIRIFTRRLENITHALPEIVELFDEYLPHDDYIVEGEVIATRDGKPLPFQNILHRVRRKYNVEEAMENVPLKLYLFDVLYYKEPMIDEPLMTRRETLENIVDTSVDEMNLSTMIIGTPDNIDEIEELFNSSIAAHHEGIMIKDASEPYIPGIRGKKMLKYKAEPETLDMIIVGGTYGIGKRGDFVGSYLVALRDENDEFKTVAYAATGLDDATLEYLTGKMKEIEITTKGREIVVEPKIVLEIAFSEIVESPEYETGYSLRFPVVKNIRKDKGPMDVDTVERLLSMYKAQ; encoded by the coding sequence ATGAAATATCAGGAATTAGTAGATGTTTATTCTGCTTTAGAGGCAACGACCAAACGTTTAGAAAAAACAGATATTATTGCAGAATATCTTAAAAAATTGGATGCTGATACCATTGGAAAAGTTGGATTGTTACTCTTGGGAGGAGTTTTTCCGGCATGGAGTTCAGAAGAAATTGGTATTGGTGCAAAACTTGTTGAAAGAGCTGTTGCAGAAGCTGTTGGAACCACACAGGCAAAAGTTGAAGATGCAGTTCGAGATGAAGGAGACATTGGTCTTGCATGCATAAAATTGTACTCTAAAAAGTCCCAGATGACTTTCTTTTCACAGCCATTAACCATTAATTTCGTATTTGATAGCTTGCAGAAACTGTCAAAGATAAGCGGTTCAAGGTCTACTAATCGTAAAATTTCAATCATTTTAGAATTATTATCACAGGCTTCAGCTACTGAAGCAAAATACTTGACCAGAACAATTACTGAAGAGTTGAGGATTGGCGTTGGTGACGGCATAGTCCGTGATGCAATAGCACAGGCTTTTGATATTGATAAAAAAGTCGTTGAAAGAGCTCAAATGCTAACCAATGATTTTTCAGTTGTAGCAAGAACTGCCCTTTTGGAAGGTGCAAGTGGATTATCAAGACTTAACTTGACTCCAGGAACACCTGTTAAACCAATGCTTGCCCAATTATCACTGCCTGTTGCAGAAATCATTCCTGAAATGGGTACTGCAATCTGTGAGACAAAATATGACGGAATTCGCCTTCAGGTTCACAGAAACGGTAATGAAATCAGAATATTTACACGAAGACTGGAAAATATCACACATGCCCTTCCGGAAATCGTCGAACTGTTTGATGAATATCTTCCCCATGACGACTATATCGTTGAGGGAGAAGTTATTGCTACAAGAGACGGCAAACCTTTACCATTCCAGAATATTTTACATAGGGTGAGGCGTAAATACAATGTTGAAGAAGCAATGGAAAATGTTCCATTGAAATTATACCTATTTGATGTATTATACTATAAGGAGCCAATGATTGATGAGCCGTTAATGACAAGAAGAGAAACCTTAGAAAATATTGTCGATACATCAGTTGATGAAATGAACCTAAGCACGATGATTATCGGAACACCTGACAACATTGATGAAATAGAAGAACTATTCAATTCATCCATTGCCGCCCACCACGAAGGAATCATGATTAAAGATGCATCAGAACCATACATTCCAGGAATTAGAGGCAAAAAAATGCTTAAGTATAAAGCAGAGCCTGAAACATTAGATATGATAATTGTCGGCGGAACATATGGTATCGGCAAAAGAGGGGATTTTGTAGGGTCTTACCTTGTGGCACTTAGGGATGAAAATGACGAGTTTAAAACTGTAGCTTATGCTGCAACCGGTCTTGATGATGCTACTTTGGAGTATTTGACCGGGAAAATGAAGGAAATTGAAATAACAACAAAAGGCCGTGAAATTGTTGTTGAACCAAAAATTGTTTTAGAAATTGCTTTTTCTGAAATTGTCGAATCTCCAGAATATGAAACCGGCTACTCTTTAAGGTTCCCTGTTGTTAAAAATATAAGAAAAGATAAGGGACCTATGGATGTTGACACAGTTGAAAGACTGCTTTCAATGTATAAAGCACAATAA
- the thiC gene encoding phosphomethylpyrimidine synthase: MTQKSEAIKGNITQEMKDVAKQENIEVDKLARLIADGKVVIPKNVNSHAKACGIGEELSTKINANIGSSSKIDDLELEINKAKLAVEYGADAIMDLSTGSDLKLFRQKIMDAIDVIIGTVPIYEAGVVTLSKGKEIVDMDPDDIFKAIENQAREGVDFMTLHCGITKDLVSKLEKQKRMMGIVSRGGTFMASWIKHNKMENPLYENYDYLLELSYEYDITLSLGDGLRPGCLADASDIPQIQELVNLGGLVKRAQDADVQVMVEGPGHMPMNQIKANMEIQKTICHGAPFYVLGPLVTDLAPGYDHITSAIGGAIAASSGANFLCYVTPAEHLSLPSLEDVKEGVIASKIAAEAADVARGLPQSWMRERQMAKARKEFDWEKQFDLAFDKSKPRTYRDKCELDDDEMCAMCGEYCAVKIAKGDF; this comes from the coding sequence TTGACTCAAAAAAGTGAAGCTATCAAAGGCAATATCACTCAAGAAATGAAAGATGTTGCAAAACAGGAAAATATTGAAGTTGATAAACTAGCTAGATTAATAGCGGATGGAAAAGTTGTTATTCCAAAAAATGTTAATAGCCATGCAAAAGCCTGCGGTATTGGTGAGGAGCTTTCAACAAAAATTAATGCAAACATTGGTTCTTCATCAAAAATCGATGATTTGGAATTGGAAATAAATAAAGCCAAATTAGCCGTTGAGTATGGTGCAGATGCAATAATGGATTTATCAACCGGTTCAGATTTAAAATTATTCCGACAAAAGATTATGGATGCCATTGATGTTATTATCGGAACAGTCCCAATTTATGAAGCAGGAGTTGTTACCTTATCAAAAGGAAAAGAAATCGTTGATATGGACCCGGACGACATTTTTAAAGCTATTGAAAATCAGGCACGTGAAGGAGTTGACTTCATGACACTTCACTGCGGCATCACTAAAGATTTAGTTTCAAAATTAGAAAAGCAAAAGCGTATGATGGGAATTGTCAGTCGTGGAGGTACTTTTATGGCCTCATGGATTAAGCACAACAAAATGGAAAACCCATTATATGAAAATTACGATTATCTTTTGGAATTATCCTATGAATATGACATTACATTATCATTAGGTGACGGACTCAGGCCAGGATGTTTGGCTGATGCGAGCGATATCCCCCAAATTCAAGAATTGGTCAATTTAGGCGGTCTTGTTAAAAGAGCACAGGACGCTGACGTTCAGGTCATGGTTGAAGGACCTGGACATATGCCAATGAATCAAATAAAAGCCAATATGGAAATTCAAAAAACAATATGTCATGGAGCCCCATTTTATGTCCTCGGACCATTGGTAACCGATTTGGCTCCAGGTTACGATCACATTACCTCAGCAATCGGTGGTGCAATAGCTGCAAGCAGCGGAGCTAACTTCCTTTGCTACGTAACTCCTGCAGAACATTTATCTCTTCCTTCACTTGAAGATGTAAAAGAAGGAGTAATTGCATCAAAAATAGCTGCAGAAGCTGCTGATGTTGCACGAGGACTTCCACAATCATGGATGAGGGAACGTCAAATGGCAAAAGCCCGTAAAGAATTTGACTGGGAAAAACAGTTTGATTTAGCATTTGATAAATCAAAACCAAGAACATATCGTGATAAATGCGAACTGGACGATGATGAAATGTGTGCAATGTGCGGAGAATATTGTGCAGTAAAAATAGCAAAAGGCGATTTTTAA
- a CDS encoding methanogenesis marker 8 protein, translating to MVKDHHVIEALGKTKVVIENGEVVSVGEPLVEYCPLFDKIDNAKKLDKDYIKWNMEKRIREFGMCTKERVVKMPDMMSFGISEILKTNRELGQIDCVVGVCEGVGTLLITDPEIIQGVGGRVSALISTTAIPEVIEKVGKENVLNPDTADLDPIKGLEMAIEKGYKNIAVTILPSRTILELREYPLPDDVNVYIFVAHTTNASDEEVEIAFKNADVITACASDKIRDYAEKEEVYYSGSKVPLFAVTEKGREFLDNRLEKIGKALTAKDYPLKRETHPYPLI from the coding sequence ATGGTCAAAGATCATCATGTTATAGAAGCACTTGGAAAAACAAAAGTAGTAATAGAAAATGGAGAAGTGGTGTCTGTAGGAGAACCTCTAGTTGAATACTGTCCTCTTTTTGATAAAATTGACAATGCAAAAAAGCTCGATAAAGACTACATTAAATGGAATATGGAAAAAAGAATTCGTGAATTTGGCATGTGTACAAAAGAAAGAGTTGTCAAAATGCCTGATATGATGTCTTTTGGTATTTCAGAAATATTAAAAACCAATAGAGAATTAGGCCAAATCGATTGTGTTGTTGGGGTTTGTGAAGGTGTTGGAACATTATTGATAACAGACCCTGAAATAATCCAGGGCGTCGGCGGCAGAGTGTCTGCATTAATCAGTACTACGGCAATACCAGAAGTTATTGAAAAAGTAGGAAAAGAAAATGTATTAAATCCGGACACTGCAGATTTAGACCCGATTAAAGGATTAGAAATGGCGATTGAAAAAGGTTATAAAAACATAGCGGTTACAATTTTGCCTTCAAGAACAATACTCGAACTTAGAGAGTATCCTCTTCCAGATGATGTTAATGTCTATATTTTTGTCGCGCATACTACAAATGCAAGCGATGAAGAGGTAGAAATTGCATTTAAGAATGCAGATGTCATAACTGCATGTGCCAGCGATAAAATTAGGGATTATGCTGAAAAAGAAGAAGTTTATTATTCAGGTTCAAAAGTACCTCTTTTTGCAGTTACTGAAAAAGGTCGTGAATTTTTAGATAACAGACTTGAAAAAATAGGCAAAGCATTAACAGCAAAAGATTATCCTTTAAAAAGAGAAACTCACCCATATCCATTAATTTAA